In Temnothorax longispinosus isolate EJ_2023e chromosome 10, Tlon_JGU_v1, whole genome shotgun sequence, a single window of DNA contains:
- the LOC139821141 gene encoding uncharacterized protein isoform X1: MEHPEEHYYKVNRFLLSVTGLCPYQSKWRARLIRAVLTVIMLISIVLLINSISITSDITMDYMVDWIPTFIIVTGGLMNLYTRVTHVDKFRELFERISKDWALQKTHDEAKIMHEHAETARLFTLCCLSVAYMFVGIYIIWMFSSEVLDIISPMNKSRPKRRPINIQYFIDDERYSYLVRTQMSVILLVLPIIYIGSTGLFHTHAQHVCGMCKLLGYRAERLFCVVKNEAACDLIQKSQISYENIAIFVRQHYNIIRFVDIIETCHTLPFLMDLTGVVILISLTLIQILTISSNNFERTFRSVTVAIIGQSYIFISCYMGQRVMDVNSSICEKIFNSTWYNAVVSEQKALLMIMMRRYHPLILTACKLYVMSLQNFGMTNLKMYLSSCKRRSSIENIRGNTKHVGETGARSHTV; encoded by the exons ATGGAACATCCCGAGGAGCATTACTACAAAGTGAATCGATTTCTTCTGTCGGTTACCGGACTATGTCCTTATCAAAGCAAATGGAGAGCTCGTTTAATAAGAGCTGTTTTAACGGTCATCATGCTAATAAGTATAGTTTTACTG ATTAATAGCATATCTATTACATCTGACATCACTATGGACTATATGGTGGATTGGATACCGACGTTTATAATTGTAACTGGTGGCCTGATGAACTTGTACACGCGTGTCACACACGTAGACAAA TTTAGAGAATTATTCGAGCGTATATCAAAAGACTGGGCGTTGCAAAAGACACACGATGAAGCCAAGATTATGCACGAGCATGCTGAGACTGCAAGATTGTTCACACTCTGTTGCCTGA GTGTGGCGTACATGTTTGTAGGGATATACATTATATGGATGTTCTCATCGGAAGTTCTTGATATTATATCGCCTATGAACAAATCTCGCCCGAAGAGGCGACctattaatattcaatactTTATCGATGATGAGCGGTACTCTTACCTTGTTCGGACCCAGATGAGCGTCATACTTTTGGTCCTACCTATAATTTATATCGGTAGTACCGGTCTTTTTCACACTCACGCGCAACACGTTTGTGGAATGTGCAAGTTGTTGGG GTATCGCGCGGAACGCTTATTTTGCGTTGTCAAAAATGAGGCGGCATGTGATTTAATTCAAAAGTCACAAATAAGTTACGAAAATATAGCTATTTTTGTACGACAGCATTACAACATTATAAg ATTCGTTGATATAATCGAGACTTGTCACACACTACCGTTTCTAATGGATCTCACAGGAGTAGTGATTTTGATTAGTCTTACGTTAATCCAG ATACTAACAATCTCCAGTAACAATTTCGAACGAACTTTTAGATCCGTCACTGTCGCCATTATAGGACAGAGTTATATATTCATATCTTGTTATATGGGACAAAGAGTCATGGATGTGAATTCGAGTATATGTGAGAAAAT ATTCAACTCGACATGGTACAACGCAGTTGTTTCAGAGCAGAAGGCATTGTTAATGATAATGATGCGACGCTATCATCCGCTTATCTTGACCGCCTGTAAACTTTATGTGATGTCTTTGCAGAATTTCGGAATG ACAAATCTGAAAATGTATCTGTCAAGTTGTAAGCGTAGAAGTAGCATAGAAAACATTCGTGGGAATACCAAAcatgtaggggagaccggggctagaAGTCACACGG TGTAG
- the LOC139821143 gene encoding odorant receptor 10a-like isoform X1, translating into MEHPEEHYYKVNRFLLSVTGLCPYQSKWRARLIRAVLTVTMLITIVLLINSIFITSDITVDYMVDWIPAFLIVLIALSNLYTRIIHVNKFRELFERMSRDWALQKTHDEAKIMHEHAETARLFTLCCLSAAYIFVGIYIIWMFSSEVLDIISPMNESRPQRQPINIQFFIDDERYSYHVRTQISVVLLVTTTIYISCTGLFQTHAQHVCGMCELLGYRAERLFCVVKNEVACDLNQKSQISYGNIAIFVQQHCNIIKFVDIIETCNTIQFLIDLIGHIIMMSLTLIQMLTFSNFERAFRSISVSIVGLCYMFMSCYMGQRIRDSSSSVCEKIFNCAWNNTVVPKQKALLIIMMRRYRPLILTGCKFYVMSLQNFGMILQTTISYCMFMRQF; encoded by the exons ATGGAACATCCCGAGGAGCATTACTACAAAGTGAATCGATTTCTTCTGTCGGTTACCGGACTATGTCCTTATCAAAGCAAATGGAGAGCTCGTTTAATAAGAGCTGTTTTAACGGTCACCATGCTAATAACTATAGTTTTGCTG ATTAATAgcatatttattacatctgACATCACTGTGGACTATATGGTGGATTGGATACCGGCGTTTCTAATTGTATTGATTGCCCTGAGCAACTTGTACACGCGTATCATACACGTGAACAAA TTTAGAGAATTATTCGAGCGTATGTCGAGAGACTGGGCGTTGCAAAAGACACACGATGAAGCCAAGATTATGCACGAGCATGCTGAAACTGCAAGATTGTTCACACTCTGTTGCCTGA GTGCGGCGTACATATTTGTAGGGATATACATTATATGGATGTTCTCATCAGAAGTTCTCGACATTATATCGCCTATGAACGAATCTCGCCCGCAGAGGCAAcctattaatattcaattcttTATAGATGATGAGCGGTACTCTTACCACGTTCGGACCCAGATAAGCGTCGTGCTTCTCGTCACAACTACAATTTATATCAGTTGTACCGGTCTTTTTCAGACTCACGCGCAACATGTTTGTGGAATGTGCGAGTTGTTGGG GTATCGCGCGGAACGCTTATTTTGCGTTGTCAAAAACGAAGTGGCATGTGATTTAAATCAAAAGTCACAAATAAGTTACGGAAATATAGCCATTTTTGTACAGCAGCATTGCAACATTATAAA ATTCGTTGATATTATCGAGACTTGTAACACAATACAGTTTCTAATAGATCTCATAGGACACATAATTATGATGAGTCTGACACTAATCCAG ATGTTAACTTTCTCCAATTTCGAACGAGCTTTTAGATCTATCAGTGTTTCCATTGTAGGTCTATGTTATATGTTCATGTCTTGTTATATGGGACAAAGAATCAGGGATTCGAGTTCAAGTGTATGTGAGAAAAT ATTCAATTGTGCATGGAACAATACAGTTGTTCCAAAGCAGAAGgcattgttaataataatgatgcgACGTTATCGTCCGCTCATCTTGACCGGCTGTAAATTTTACGTGATGTCTTTGCAGAATTTCGGAATG ATACTTCAGACAACGATCTCCTATTGCATGTTCATGAGACAATTCTGA
- the LOC139821141 gene encoding uncharacterized protein isoform X2 has translation MDYMVDWIPTFIIVTGGLMNLYTRVTHVDKFRELFERISKDWALQKTHDEAKIMHEHAETARLFTLCCLSVAYMFVGIYIIWMFSSEVLDIISPMNKSRPKRRPINIQYFIDDERYSYLVRTQMSVILLVLPIIYIGSTGLFHTHAQHVCGMCKLLGYRAERLFCVVKNEAACDLIQKSQISYENIAIFVRQHYNIIRFVDIIETCHTLPFLMDLTGVVILISLTLIQILTISSNNFERTFRSVTVAIIGQSYIFISCYMGQRVMDVNSSICEKIFNSTWYNAVVSEQKALLMIMMRRYHPLILTACKLYVMSLQNFGMTNLKMYLSSCKRRSSIENIRGNTKHVGETGARSHTV, from the exons ATGGACTATATGGTGGATTGGATACCGACGTTTATAATTGTAACTGGTGGCCTGATGAACTTGTACACGCGTGTCACACACGTAGACAAA TTTAGAGAATTATTCGAGCGTATATCAAAAGACTGGGCGTTGCAAAAGACACACGATGAAGCCAAGATTATGCACGAGCATGCTGAGACTGCAAGATTGTTCACACTCTGTTGCCTGA GTGTGGCGTACATGTTTGTAGGGATATACATTATATGGATGTTCTCATCGGAAGTTCTTGATATTATATCGCCTATGAACAAATCTCGCCCGAAGAGGCGACctattaatattcaatactTTATCGATGATGAGCGGTACTCTTACCTTGTTCGGACCCAGATGAGCGTCATACTTTTGGTCCTACCTATAATTTATATCGGTAGTACCGGTCTTTTTCACACTCACGCGCAACACGTTTGTGGAATGTGCAAGTTGTTGGG GTATCGCGCGGAACGCTTATTTTGCGTTGTCAAAAATGAGGCGGCATGTGATTTAATTCAAAAGTCACAAATAAGTTACGAAAATATAGCTATTTTTGTACGACAGCATTACAACATTATAAg ATTCGTTGATATAATCGAGACTTGTCACACACTACCGTTTCTAATGGATCTCACAGGAGTAGTGATTTTGATTAGTCTTACGTTAATCCAG ATACTAACAATCTCCAGTAACAATTTCGAACGAACTTTTAGATCCGTCACTGTCGCCATTATAGGACAGAGTTATATATTCATATCTTGTTATATGGGACAAAGAGTCATGGATGTGAATTCGAGTATATGTGAGAAAAT ATTCAACTCGACATGGTACAACGCAGTTGTTTCAGAGCAGAAGGCATTGTTAATGATAATGATGCGACGCTATCATCCGCTTATCTTGACCGCCTGTAAACTTTATGTGATGTCTTTGCAGAATTTCGGAATG ACAAATCTGAAAATGTATCTGTCAAGTTGTAAGCGTAGAAGTAGCATAGAAAACATTCGTGGGAATACCAAAcatgtaggggagaccggggctagaAGTCACACGG TGTAG
- the LOC139821143 gene encoding uncharacterized protein isoform X3: MEHPEEHYYKVNRFLLSVTGLCPYQSKWRARLIRAVLTVTMLITIVLLINSIFITSDITVDYMVDWIPAFLIVLIALSNLYTRIIHVNKFRELFERMSRDWALQKTHDEAKIMHEHAETARLFTLCCLSAAYIFVGIYIIWMFSSEVLDIISPMNESRPQRQPINIQFFIDDERYSYHVRTQISVVLLVTTTIYISCTGLFQTHAQHVCGMCELLGYRAERLFCVVKNEVACDLNQKSQISYGNIAIFVQQHCNIIKFVDIIETCNTIQFLIDLIGHIIMMSLTLIQVYVICSCLVIWDKESGIRVQVYVRKYSIVHGTIQLFQSRRHC; the protein is encoded by the exons ATGGAACATCCCGAGGAGCATTACTACAAAGTGAATCGATTTCTTCTGTCGGTTACCGGACTATGTCCTTATCAAAGCAAATGGAGAGCTCGTTTAATAAGAGCTGTTTTAACGGTCACCATGCTAATAACTATAGTTTTGCTG ATTAATAgcatatttattacatctgACATCACTGTGGACTATATGGTGGATTGGATACCGGCGTTTCTAATTGTATTGATTGCCCTGAGCAACTTGTACACGCGTATCATACACGTGAACAAA TTTAGAGAATTATTCGAGCGTATGTCGAGAGACTGGGCGTTGCAAAAGACACACGATGAAGCCAAGATTATGCACGAGCATGCTGAAACTGCAAGATTGTTCACACTCTGTTGCCTGA GTGCGGCGTACATATTTGTAGGGATATACATTATATGGATGTTCTCATCAGAAGTTCTCGACATTATATCGCCTATGAACGAATCTCGCCCGCAGAGGCAAcctattaatattcaattcttTATAGATGATGAGCGGTACTCTTACCACGTTCGGACCCAGATAAGCGTCGTGCTTCTCGTCACAACTACAATTTATATCAGTTGTACCGGTCTTTTTCAGACTCACGCGCAACATGTTTGTGGAATGTGCGAGTTGTTGGG GTATCGCGCGGAACGCTTATTTTGCGTTGTCAAAAACGAAGTGGCATGTGATTTAAATCAAAAGTCACAAATAAGTTACGGAAATATAGCCATTTTTGTACAGCAGCATTGCAACATTATAAA ATTCGTTGATATTATCGAGACTTGTAACACAATACAGTTTCTAATAGATCTCATAGGACACATAATTATGATGAGTCTGACACTAATCCAG GTCTATGTTATATGTTCATGTCTTGTTATATGGGACAAAGAATCAGGGATTCGAGTTCAAGTGTATGTGAGAAAAT ATTCAATTGTGCATGGAACAATACAGTTGTTCCAAAGCAGAAGgcattgttaa
- the LOC139821143 gene encoding uncharacterized protein isoform X2 encodes MEHPEEHYYKVNRFLLSVTGLCPYQSKWRARLIRAVLTVTMLITIVLLINSIFITSDITVDYMVDWIPAFLIVLIALSNLYTRIIHVNKFRELFERMSRDWALQKTHDEAKIMHEHAETARLFTLCCLSAAYIFVGIYIIWMFSSEVLDIISPMNESRPQRQPINIQFFIDDERYSYHVRTQISVVLLVTTTIYISCTGLFQTHAQHVCGMCELLGYRAERLFCVVKNEVACDLNQKSQISYGNIAIFVQQHCNIIKFVDIIETCNTIQFLIDLIGHIIMMSLTLIQMLTFSNFERAFRSISVSIVGLCYMFMSCYMGQRIRDSSSSVCEKIFNCAWNNTVVPKQKALLIIMMRRYRPLILTGCKFYVMSLQNFGMK; translated from the exons ATGGAACATCCCGAGGAGCATTACTACAAAGTGAATCGATTTCTTCTGTCGGTTACCGGACTATGTCCTTATCAAAGCAAATGGAGAGCTCGTTTAATAAGAGCTGTTTTAACGGTCACCATGCTAATAACTATAGTTTTGCTG ATTAATAgcatatttattacatctgACATCACTGTGGACTATATGGTGGATTGGATACCGGCGTTTCTAATTGTATTGATTGCCCTGAGCAACTTGTACACGCGTATCATACACGTGAACAAA TTTAGAGAATTATTCGAGCGTATGTCGAGAGACTGGGCGTTGCAAAAGACACACGATGAAGCCAAGATTATGCACGAGCATGCTGAAACTGCAAGATTGTTCACACTCTGTTGCCTGA GTGCGGCGTACATATTTGTAGGGATATACATTATATGGATGTTCTCATCAGAAGTTCTCGACATTATATCGCCTATGAACGAATCTCGCCCGCAGAGGCAAcctattaatattcaattcttTATAGATGATGAGCGGTACTCTTACCACGTTCGGACCCAGATAAGCGTCGTGCTTCTCGTCACAACTACAATTTATATCAGTTGTACCGGTCTTTTTCAGACTCACGCGCAACATGTTTGTGGAATGTGCGAGTTGTTGGG GTATCGCGCGGAACGCTTATTTTGCGTTGTCAAAAACGAAGTGGCATGTGATTTAAATCAAAAGTCACAAATAAGTTACGGAAATATAGCCATTTTTGTACAGCAGCATTGCAACATTATAAA ATTCGTTGATATTATCGAGACTTGTAACACAATACAGTTTCTAATAGATCTCATAGGACACATAATTATGATGAGTCTGACACTAATCCAG ATGTTAACTTTCTCCAATTTCGAACGAGCTTTTAGATCTATCAGTGTTTCCATTGTAGGTCTATGTTATATGTTCATGTCTTGTTATATGGGACAAAGAATCAGGGATTCGAGTTCAAGTGTATGTGAGAAAAT ATTCAATTGTGCATGGAACAATACAGTTGTTCCAAAGCAGAAGgcattgttaataataatgatgcgACGTTATCGTCCGCTCATCTTGACCGGCTGTAAATTTTACGTGATGTCTTTGCAGAATTTCGGAATG AAGTAG